The genome window CTTTAACGGCATCGTAATGGTCGGTGGCAAGCTGACATCAAATGGTAACAATACCATCTACGGAGCCACTTATACCGGGCTAAACATCTCCGTTCCGGCCTATAATCCACCAAATGCTGCCAACCCCTCCTTCCCGATTCCGACTGCATCAGATCTAGGCAACGGCACCAAAACGTACCAGTACGACTCTTGCATGATCAAGAAAGCACTGTCCCAGTATGGGGACTGGGCTCGCCTCGGCAATGCGTGGACAGACAACTGGCCCTCGTACTGACCGGGAGCGGGACCATCAGGTAGCTTTTTTCGGGTTGAGGCGGCCAAGGCGGCCCCCCAACCCCTTGAGGCAGGAGGTTGCAGATGGACCGCGTTACCAACCGTAGAGCCGGAACCCGTCGGGGATTCACCCTGATGGAGCTCCTGCTGGTTGTTGTCGTCATCGGTATTCTGCTGGCGATGACCGCCCCTTCCATCTCCGCGGCACTCGCCCGGCGCAATGTGCGCGGGGCCACCGCGGGATTCGAGTCGTTGTTCCGGCGAGCCCGGGCCACGGCGGTCGGATCGCGCCTCCCGGCCACGATAACCTTTGCCAGCGGCATCGCCTCGGTGAGCATCGTCCGGAACGGCTCGAGCGTCACCATCGGGCAGAACCTCGACTTCCCCACCCAGTACGGCGTGAGCGTCAGCACGACCTCCGTCACCCTCCAGGTCGAACCGACCGGGCTGGTCCTGAGCGGGACCCCGTTTGTGGTGATCGCGACCAAGGGTGATGCGGCCGATACTGTCCGGGTGACGGGTTACGGGAGGGTCGAATGAGTCTCAAGCCTCGCCGGGGTGGCTTCACCCTGGTGGAATTGCTGGTCGCCATCGTGATCCTCACGAGCGGCATTCTTGCCGTGGCCGGCGGCTCGATGATGACGACGCGCAATCTCCAGCGGAGCAAGGTCTCGACCCTCGCCTCCGGGCTGACGACCGCCAAGCTCGATGAGTTGCTGAGCTATGCCAATGCGACCTCGCCGGCATGCACGGCCGGGACGTTCGCCTCCTCGACGTCGGCACAGGTGAGCAACCGGATCTCGGTGACCTGGAATGTCCCGACGACGGGTGTACTCCGGACGGTGAAGGTCTTCGCGAGCTACAAGCTCTCCAGAGGTCAGACCAGGGTCGATACCCTCACGGGGCGGGTCGCGTGCTGAATCGTCGCGGCATTACCCTCGTGGAACTGCTCATCAGCATGGTCGTGCTCGCGATCATCGGCGTGACCATTACCAAGGTGATGAGCGTGATGCTCAACACTTCCACCGCGCAGATCACCCTGGCCAACTCGATGGGCGAAGCGCGCAACGGCACGCTTTCGCTCCCCCAGGAGCTGCGCGAGGTCGGCTACGACACCAACATCACCACGCTTTCGGCCGGGACCGACCTGATCGCGATCGCCGCCCACCGGATCTCGTTCAAGGCGATGCGCGGGATGGCCATTACCTGCGGCACGCCGACCTTGACCGAATTCAAGATCCGGAAGCCGGTCACCGGACAGCGGCTTCCGCGTCTGACGGACGAGTTCCTGCTCTTCGTCGAGAATGACCCGAACGCGGCCTTCGATGACCAGTGGTTCCCGATGCTGGTTACGGCCATCGACCCCAACAGCACCTGCGGCACCGACCCGGCGATGACCCTCACGCTCTCGGTCCCGCCAACCATCGATGGAACGACGGCGATGGCGATCCCGCAGCTGCGCGTGGGTGGCCCAATTCGCTGGTATGAACGAGTGGAATACGGCCCGTTCGTCGATGGCACCTCGGGGCAGGCATTCATCGGGGTACGATCGATTTCGCTGGGCGAGACCCAGATGAGTCCGGTGATCGGGCCCCTCCCCGACACGACTCATTTCAACCTGACGTATTACAACGCGGCCGGCACCGCGCTCAATCCGGCCGTCGCCAGTCCCCTGCTGGTGCGCTCGATCGGCGTCGCGATCACCACAATCACCGACCGTTCGAGCTCACTCGCGGGCACCACCAGCCGCGGCACGAACCAGTATCCGATGTACACCCGCGTCGCGCTTCGCAACGCACTCCGGCCGTGACGGCGCGAGGAGATATGACACATTTGAACGGAATGTCGACCCGGGCCGACCGGCGAGGCGTCACCCTGCTGCTTTCGCTCTACGCGCTGATCGTGCTTGGGGCGACGATCACCGCCGCCTTCATGGTGGTGCGCTTCGACCGCTCGGCCTCTTCAAGCGCCACGGTGGCGGCCGATGCGCAGAACGCCGCCGAGGCGGGCCTTGCCGACGTTTACGCGACCTGGGACCCGACGGTGCAGGGCGCGCTGGCTGTCTGGACGCCAACCTCGCCGACGCTCTGGTCCGGGGGCACCCGGACGCTGCAGGCAAGCAAGCTCTACTACCTGCCCACGGTTAAGCGGATCAACACGCAACTCTTCATGGTTGAAGTTACCGGATGGCGCGGGACGAGCAGCAATCGGCTGGCCCAGCTCTCGCTGACCCAGTGGTTCCGCACCGTGAAGCCGACGATCGGCGTGAACGCCGCCGTCACCGTGAACGATCCGATCAAGTTCAACGGCAACGCTTTCGAGGTGAACGGCTTCAATTCACTGCCCCCCGAATGGGGCGCCGGTGAATGCGACGCACTCGACGCGGGGAACAGTGACGACGTCGTCGGCGTGCGCAGCGCCACCGGCACCGGCGTGAGCAACCAGGACAACGACAACGTCTTCGGCTTTCCGGCGCGCGATGCCCCGAACGACCCGACCGTGACGTCGGCGACCTTCACCAACTTCGTCGACTACACCTTCACGACGCTGGGCTCCCAGCCCGGGGTGAAGATTCTGCCGAACACGACGCCGTACAACGGCGTCGGCCCGGTGCTCGATGCCGGTCTCGGGATTTGTGACCGCACGGTGCAGCTGAATTTCGGCGAACCGTGGCGGGCATCGGCGACCGTGCCGCAGTGCCAGGGGTATTTCCCGGTGGTCCACGGCACTGGTGCGCAGACCAAGTTCGCCGCCGGCAGCCGGGGCCAGGGAACGTTGCTCATCGACGGCGATCTCGAACTCGTCGGCGGCTTCGAATGGACCGGACTGATCATTGTCCGAAACCAGCTGAAGATTACCGGCAACGGGAACAAGATCTACGGGGCCATCCTGGCCGCCGGTGCCGACGTCGCCACGACGAACGGCTCAGTCGGCGGCAACGTGGACATCCACTATTCGGCCTGCGCGATTACCAAGGCGGTCAACGGCGCATCGCTCGCGCGGCCGCTCACCCAGCACGGCTGGGCGCAGGCCTACTAGCACCGCAGCCCAGGGGTGCACAGAAGAGCGGCCGGCGGGGTCTTCCCCACCGGCCGCTTATCTTTGGGCGACCCCGACGGACAGGATCCCATGCCCCGCCGTATTCTCTTCTTTGTCGCGCCGCTCTATGAGGACCTGGAGCTCTGGTATCCCAAGATCCGCCTCGAGGAGGAGGGATACGAGACGACTGTGGCTGGCATGGGCGAGCGAACCTACCAGGGGAAGCGCGGCTACCCGATCACCGCGGACACCTCGGTCGACAACATCCGCGCCGAAGAGTTCGATGCCCTGGTGATACCGGGCGGCTACGCTCCCGACATCATGCGGCGAAGCGAACAATTGCTCACCATCACGCGGGCGATGCACGAGGCCGGCAAGCCGATCGCGTTCATCTGCCACGCCGGCTGGGTCCCGATCTCCGCCGGCATCGTCCGCGGTCGACGCGGCACGTCGGTTGGCGCCATCAAGGACGACCTGGTGAACGCCGGCATGCTCTGGGAAGACGCGCCGGTCGTGGTCGACGGCAACCTGATATCGTCGCGGACGCCGGCGGACCTCGTGCCGTTTACGAAGGCGATTATCGCGGCGTTGAAGTAGAGACTAGCGAAGGGAGAAGGGAGAAGGGAGAAGGGAGAAGGGAGAAGCAATTTGTCGCCCTGAGCGAAGCGAGGGGGTGGAGCTCAGGCTCCCTCGCTTCGCTCAGGATGACACTCACGATTCACCGGAACTCCTCTATGCCACTCGCCGATGCTCAACAACGAGTAGACCGCTGGATCTCGCAATTCGAGGAAGGCTACTTCCACCCGCTGACGAACATGGCGCGGCTAAGCGAGGAGGTTGGGGAACTCGCTCGCGAGGTCAATCATCGTTTCGGGCAGAAGACCAAGAAGCGCGATGAGGCGGAAGGGGAGATGGCGATGGAGATGGCTGACATCATCTTCGTGCTGATTTGCATGGCGAACCGGGAAGGGATCGATCTGAACGATGCATTCGACCGGATGATGGCGAAGGTCGAGCAACGCGACGTCAACCGCTGGACGAGGAAATCATGAAAGTGCGGGTCCTGCTCCTCCCGGTGTTCCTGCTGGTCAGCGCTGCATGCGCCCAGCTCGCGCCCAAGCTCAAGCCCGAGGAGCTGACCGCGCGAATGGAGCAGCTGGTGACTTCCGGCGATACCTCTGCACTCGCGAGTCTCGCCGCTCGACAGTGCCGCGGCGGCGACGCCAATGTTTCGCGGCAGTGCTACGAAGATTATTTCCTCGCGCTGGCGAAGGGGGAGCGGGTCCGGCTGGCACTGGGCGCGCTGGCGCGACTAGGCAAGGATGATCCCCAGGTCGAACGCGACGGCCACCAGTACACCCACGTGATCGGCATCCGGGCGTGGAAGCCCGGCGACGACGTCTCGGCGCGATTCCGCAGTTGCAACGGCCTGTTCCAGTCGGGGTGTTACCACGGCGTGATCCAGTCGTGGTTCACCCAGTCGGGCCCAATCGACTCGGCCCGCGCGAACGAACTCTGCAACCTCATTGCGCCCGATCCGGCCGATCGCTGGCTCCGGTTCCAGTGTGTTCACGGCCTCGGCCACGGCTTCGAGATGGTGTGGAACTGGGATTTGCCGAAGGCGCTCACCGGCTGCGACTGGCTGGTCTCCTCGTGGGATCGCGAGTCGTGTTACGGCGGTGCCTTCATGGAGAATGCGGTTGCCGCAGCGACAGGCCCGCATCACACCTCGGCGCACGCGCTGCAAACCGCCGCCAAGGATGAAATGAAGGGAATGGAGGGGATGGACCACGAGCACACGCCAGACACCAAGACCATCACCTTCAAGATGCTCGACTCGACCGATCTGCTTTACCCCTGCACGCTGGTCGAGGCGAAGTATCATCGCTCCTGTTACGAGCTGCAGGGGGGGATCATCCTCCGTCGCAGTGGACGCGACTGGACCGCGACGGCCGCGACGTGCGACCGGGCGCCTCCGCTGGTTCGTTCGGCGTGCTACCAGAGCATCGGCACCATGACGGCCGGAATGACGATCGGCGACGACAAGAAGGCCGCCGAGAGTTGCGCGCACGGCGACGTCGGGTACCAGCCGTTCTGCTTCTCGGGTGTGGTGAAGAACCGGATCGACGTCACGGCCAACCCGAAAGACGGGATCAACTTCTGCCGGGAGATTCCAGAGGGTGCCAACCGGACGCAATGCTATGTCGCCGTTGGGCAGCAGATTTCAGTCTTGCATTCGGTTGATCTGGATGGTCGTGCGAAGGCGTGCGCGCTCGCAGGAAAGGAAGGGGAAAGCGAATGCCGAGTCGGGGCCGCACTCGACAACACGGTGAAGCCCGCTACGCCCTGAGAGATCCCTCGCTGCGCTCGGGATGACCGCACCTCTGGTGCGGTCATTCCCAGTCTTCGGGAATCGCCTCGAGTTCGGCGCGGATCGCGAGATACGACGCGTAGCGTTCGGCCGGAACGCCGCCGGCATCGACGAGTGCGCGGACCGCGCACCCCGGCTCGGTGCGGTGAGTGCAATCGCCAAAGCGACAGTCGCCCAGTACTGCCAGGAATTCGGGGAGGCACTGATCGACCTGGTCGCGGTGCAGCGCCCAGATGCCGACCTCGCTGAATCCCGGGGTATCGACGACGAAACCGCCCTGCACCAGCGGGATCATCACTGCCGAAACGGTGGTGTGCGTGCCGCGACGCACCTTCTTCGAGATCTCTCCCACCCGCAGGCCCAGCCCCGGTTCGAGGGCGTTCAGCAGTGAAGACTTCCCCGCGCCGCTCGGCCCGGTGAGCACCGACACCTTGCCCACCAGCGCCGCGCGCAGCAACTCCAGCCCTTCACCCGCTTTGGCTGTGGTCGCGATCACCGGATACCCCGCCAGCGCCAAGTGCTCGATAATGCCGGCGGGCGAACCGAGATCGATCTTGTTGACGATTACCGACGCGGGGAGATCGTTGGCTTCGGCGACCACGAGGAGACGATCGATAAGCTGCAGGATCGGATCGGGGTCGCGCGCGGCGGTGACCACGAGCACCTGGTCGACATTCGCCGCGACAGGCCGCGTCCCGCGGCCATCGGGCACGCGCCGTTCCATGATCGAGGTTCGCGGCTCGACGGCATCGATCGCCACGACATCGTCGCCGAGCGTCGCAGGATCGAGACGGACACGATCGCCTGCCACCGCGCGCTCCTCGGCACGCTTGGCCTTGCCGCGCAGGATGGCGACCCGTTCGATGCCGTCGACCAGCACGCGATAACTGCCACCCTCGCGTTCGAGTACGACTGCCACGACGTCGCTCAAAACTCCTCCGGCCGGCCGTGGGCGACCAGCTCGTCGAGCGCGGCCTTCACATCATAGAGTGAGAGTGCCCCGAGGCGTTCGCGCGCATCATCTGGTGTCTTGCCCCAGACCAGGAAGTCGGATTCGAGGTGTCCAACCGGTGCATCACCCGACGGTGTCCAGCGGACAAAGAGCAAGGCACCGCCGAAACGTCCACGCTCATCAGGTTCGTCCTCCACCAGCAGCGCCACCGAATACGGCTGGCCGTCGCTTCCGGAAAATGCGGCGGCGCGATCGTGGGCAGCCATGTAACCGCCCAGGGTGAACTCGCTCACGAGCGGCGCATCGCTTCCTTGACGACGTTGCCGAAGATGAAGACGATGTTGGCGGGGCGTTCGGCGAGGCGACGCATCAGGTAGGGATACCACTGGGTCCCGAACGGGATGTAGACCCGGATCCGGTAGCCTTCCTTGACGAGCGCCTCCTGCAGGTCGCGCCGGACGCCATACAGCATCTGGAACTCGAAGCGGTCGCGCGGGATGTTGTTGGCGGTGACGAACTGCTTGGCGTGCGCGATAATCGTTTCGTCGTGGGTCGCGATGCCGGGATAGTTGCCGCTGGTAAGCAACGATTCCATCAGCCGGACGTAGTGCGCGTCGACATCCTTCTTGTCAGGATACGCCACATCCGCGGCCTCGAGATAGGCGCCCTTGCAGAGTCGGACGCGGGCGCCGAGCTGGATCAGGGAGGCGACGTCGTCGGTCGAGCGGCGGAGCGCGGCCTGGATCACGACGCCGGTATGCTTGCCGTAATCAGCAAAAAGCTTCTGCCCGAAGAAATCGAGGGTCCGCTGGGTGTAGGCGGAGCCCTCCATATCGAGCCGCACAAAGGCCGACGTTTGCTTCGCGACATCGAGCACGGCGCGCACGTTCTGTTCGCAGAGCTGTTCGTCGATGTCGAGCCCCATCTGCGTGGGCTTCATCGAGGCATTGACCTCGAGCCCCGCCGCCTGCATCCGGCGCAGGATGGTGATGTACATATCCCGCGCCTGCCCGGCCTCGGCGGGGTTGTGCACGCTCTCGCCCAGCAGGTCGAGGGAGACGGTGATCCCCTTGGCCCGCAGCTCTTCGGCAGCCCGGACGGCCGTGTCGATCGTCTCGCCGGCGACAAATCGCGCTGCAAACTTGTTGGCCAGCCCGTTGCTGCGGACAAAGTTGAAGATCGACTGGCGCTGGGAGAGCCAGAGCAGTGTGGAACGCATCATCGGACGGCATCACCTGGGCCAGGGTTTGGAACGCACCGCCCAGCGGGCAGCGGAACGGCGGGAATAGTAGCGCGGCGGGAGGCGGGGGGGAGGGGCCGCGCTTGCGCCCGGGAAACCGTATTGCGACACTCCGGGGCGGCACACTGCCCGCATCTCTCCCGGAGCACAGCTGATGACCACACCGAAGGACGTCGGGTACGCCAGACAACTGGGACTCTTCTCGGCGACCATGATGGTCATCGGCGGGATCATCGGCTCGGGCATCTTCCGGAATCCCGCCGAGGTGGCGCGGATCGTCCGGACTCCCGAGCTGGTCTATCTGGCGTGGGGGCTGGGGGCGGTGATCGCCCTGATTGGGGCATTCGTCTTTGCCGAACTGGGGCAGCGGCGGCCGCGGGCGGGCGGTGGCTATGCCTACCTGCGCGAGGCCTTCGGCCCACTCGCAGGATTCATGTATGCCTGGGCGCTCCTGCTGGTGATGGCGACCGGAGCGATCGCCGCCGTGGCGATGACCTTCGCCGGGTATGCCGCGACCCTGTTCGGGTGGCCGGAGTCGGCCCAGCAACCGCTGGCCGCCGGGGCGATTGTCCTGTTGACAGTGATCAACGTCCGGGGTGTCCGCCCTGCTGCCTGGACCCAGAACCTCTTTACCATCCTGAAGCTCACGGCCATCGCCGTGCTGGTGTTGGCCGCCCTGGCGGCCCCGCAGGGGATACAGGCCGCGATGGCGGCACCGACACTTCCCCAGACCGGGATCGTGCTCACCCTCGGCGCGGCGCTGGTCCCGGTGCTCTTTGCCTTCGGTGGCTGGCAACAGACGAATTTCGTGGCCGAAGAGATGGTGGCCCCCGAGCGCGACCTGCCCCGGGCACTCGTGGTTGGGGTGCTGGTGGTGGTGGCGGCCTACCTGCTCGTGAACGTGGCGTATCTTCGCTCACTGGGCATCAGCGGCCTTGCCGCGAGCAGCGCCCCGGCAGCCGAGACGATGGGTGCCATTGCCGGCGAGGCGGGCCGGCGGTTGATCGCCGCCGGAATTGTTGCTTCGACCTTCGGCTTCCTGAATCTGGTCATCCTCGTCTCGCCGCGGGTCTATCAGGCGATGGCACGTGATGGACTCTTCTTCGCTTCATTTGCGAAGTTGCACCCGACCTGGCGCACGCCGGTCGCCGCGATCGCCTTGCAGGGTGCCTGGGCGATCGGGCTGCTCTTCTCGAAGCACTACGGCGAGCTGCTCGATTATGTCGTGTTCGGCGACTGGATCTTCTTCGGGCTCACGGCCGCTTCACTCTTCGTGCTGCGACGCCGTGACGGCGGCATCCCGGTGAAAGCGGCGACACCGCTGCACCCGGTGAGTACCCTGATCTTCATCGCTTCGGCGGTGTACGTTGTCGTCGGGTCGGTGACATCCAACCCGCAGAACGCCATCCGCGGCGCCGCGCTGCTGCTGCTCGGCGTGCCGGTCTTCCTTTTCTGGCGCCGACGCGCCGCGACGAGCTGAATGTTCGAGCCCCGCACCATCATCGAGCCGTTCCGGATCAAGAGCGTCGAGCCGATCCGGCAGACTACTCCCGCCGAGCGGGACGTGGCACTTCGGGCCGCGCACTACAACCTCTTCCTCTTGCGTGCGCAGGACGTGTTGATCGATCTGCTCACCGACTCGGGGACCGGCGCGATGTCATCGCGGCAGTGGGCCGGCATGATGATGGGGGATGAGAGCTACGCCGGCGCCGATTCCTGGTATCGCTTCGAAGCGGCGGTGCAACGGATCACCCGGCTGCGTCACGTGATCCCCACGCACCAGGGCCGCGCCGCTGAACGGATCCTCTTCGGCACGGCGGTGCAGGCCGGCGAAATCGTGCCAAACAACACGCACTTCGACACCACGCGCGCCAACATCGAGGCGCGCGGCGCCACGGCGCTTGATCTTCCGAGCATCCAGGGACGCGAACCCGGCGTCTCGCATCCATTCAAGGGAGATATGGATCTCGAGGCACTCGAGCGAGTGCTGCAGGAGAATCCCGGAAAGGTGCCGCTGGTGATGATGACGGTGACCAACAACTCCGGCGGCGGGCAGCCGGTGTCGCTCGCCAACCTTCGCGGCGCCAGCGCCATCTGCCGGCGCCACGGTGTGCCCTTCATTCTCGACGCCTGTCGCTTCGCCGAGAACGCCTGGTTCATCAAGCAGCGCGAGGCAGGGTGGGCCGACAAGACGCCGCGCGAGATCGCCGAGGCGATGTTCGCGGAAGTTGATGGTGCCACGATGAGTGCGAAGAAGGACGGGATGGCCAACATCGGCGGCTTCCTTGCACTCAACAACGATGACCTCGCGCGGCAGTGCAAGAACAACCTGATTCTCACCGAAGGGTTCGTGACGTATGGCGGGCTCGCGGGATACGACCTCGAGGCCATCGCCATCGGACTCGACGAGGCGCTCGACGAGGACTATCTCCGCTACCGCATCCGGTCGGTAGAGTATCTCGCGGAGCGCCTCGCGAAGGCCGGCATTCCGATGGTCACGCCATCAGGCGGTCACGCGCTCTACATCGATGCCAAGGCAATGTTGCCACACATCCCCGTGACCGAATATCCGGCGTGGGCGCTCTCCTGCGCGCTCTATCTCGTCGGTGGTATCCGGTCGGTCGAGATCGGTTCGGTGATGTTCGGCCAGCAGCCTGATGGCAGCGAGAAGCCCGCCGCGATGGAGCTGGTGCGGCTGGCATTTCCCCGTCGCGTCTACACCCAGAGTCACGTCGACTATCTCGCGGAAGTGCTGCTGCACGTTCACGAACGTCGAGAGCAGGTGCAGGGGATGCGCATCACCGAACAGCCCACGGCACTGCGGCACTTCACTGCCCGGCTCGAGCCGGCGCACGGGGCCGTGTTCCCGCCACAATGACCCACCCCGCGCCACGGGTCAGCGCGCCCCTCGTCTTCGCCGGAAGCTACGCGCTGGTCTTTGGCGCGTGCCTGCTTCTCCCGACAGCGATTCCCGCGGCTATCAGCGATGTGGTCCGGAAGGATCTGGCCTACCTGCCACTCGTCGGCACCGGCATCTGGCTCTTCCTTCGCGCGGCGATGGCCGCGCACCAGGATCACGACACGCGCCGCGCGCTCCGGATCCTCGCGGCCGCATTCGCCGGGATGGCCGCGGGGATGGCGATCTATCTCTACGTCCACAAAGTGCTGCAGGTCCCCGAAGGGGCGGCGAACCTCGGCGATCCAGTTTACATCCTGGCCTATATCGGAATCGCCGCGGGACTCTGGCAGCTGCCGCGCCGGCAGGGTGCCACGTATCAGCGATGGAAACTGATCGTGGACAGCGCCACTGCGTTCGTCGCCGCGACGATTCTCATCTGGCTCTTCGTCATCGTGCCGACCACGCGCACGGCAAAACCGGCGCTCGATTTTGTGGTGACGGTGGTGTATCCGTTTCTTGATCTCCTCCTGCTGATCACGCTCAACACGATTGTCCTCGCCGGCGGGCCGGCGGGCCATCGGCGCGCGTTCCGCCTGCTGAGCGCGGCCGTGGTGACGTACGTCATCGCCGATTCGCTGTATCAGCTGGCGTATTACGGCTCTGGCGAAACCGGGCTGCAGGCAATTTCCGAGTTCGCCTACGTCATCGCGTATACCCTCTTCGCCGTCGCCGGCTTCGCTTACAGCCGGCCGGGGCCGCAGGTCGACGCCAGGCCGGACACCGATATCGCCGAGCCGTTCTCGCCACTTCCCCTGGTAGCAGCCGGTGGGGTGACGCTGGTGTTGCTGGTGAGTTCGATTCGCCATTCGACCACCATTCCCTCGCCACTCGCCTTCGCCGTGATCGGCCTTACCGTGCTGCTGCTGGTCCGCCAGACGCTTACCGCCCGGCAGAACCGGACGCTGCTCGCCGAACAGGCAGAGCGGCGTGGAGAGGCCCGCGTCGCAGCACTGGTGCGGCACTCGTCCGACATGATCCTGGTCTGCGACGGCGATCTGCAGATCTCGTTCGTCTCGCCGAGCGTCTTCGCGGTCCTCGGTACCCCTGCTCAATCGGTGCTCGGCAAGCCGCTCAGCATCCTGTTGCACCCCGAGGATTTCGACGGGGCCCGGTCGTTCGTGGCCCGAGTCGAGGCCGGCAAGGGATCGCTGACCCAGATGTGGCGCATGCTGCATACGGATGGCTCGTGGCGACCGATGGAAAGCGTGGCGACGGATCTGCGGGCCGAGCCAGGTGTCGGCGGCATCGTCCTGTCGACCCGCGATCTCACAGAGCGGACGCATCTTGAACTGCAGTTGCGGCAGGCGCAGAAGATGGAAGTCGTGGGCCGGCTCGCCGGCGGAGTGGCGCACGATTTCAACAATCTGCTGACGACGATTCTGGCGTCCACCGAAATGCTGCTCGACTCGTCACGCGAAGGGCACGAGAATCATGAGGATCTGCTCACGATTCGGCAGGCTGCGGGCCGGGCGGCCGGGCTCACCGGCCAGCTGCTGGCTTTCTCTCGGCAACAGGTGCTCGCCCCACGGCCGGTCGATCTTGAGCTGCTCTTGCGAGAAACGCTGCGGATGTTCGAGCGCCTCGCCGAGGGGGCGATCCGGGTGGAACTCCGGAGCGAGGGATCGATTCCCCGGGTCCTGGGAGATCCCAATCAACTGACGCAGGTGATTCTCAACCTCGCGCTCAATGCCCGCGATGCGATGCCGCGCGGCGGAACGCTGGTGCTCACCCTGCGCAGCGAGTCGATCACGAGCCCGCTGAATTCACCGTACCTCGCGGCCCCGGCCGGAGCCTACGTGGTGCTCGAGTTTGCCGACAGCGGCGCGGGAATGGATGAGGCCACGCGCGCGCGACTCTTCGAACCGTTCTTCACGACCAAACCGGCTGGCAAAGGCACCGGCCTCGGCCTGGCCACGACCTTGAGCATTCTGGAGCAGCATCGCGGCGGCATCACGGTGGCGTCGCAGCCGGAGGGTGGCACCAGAATGACAATCTGGCTACCGGCCACTGACCGCGTTGTTGTCGAATCACAGTCGGCCACGCCATCGGCGCTCTCGGAGAGCCCCGGCGGGCGTGAGCGGG of Gemmatimonadota bacterium contains these proteins:
- a CDS encoding prepilin-type N-terminal cleavage/methylation domain-containing protein, with the protein product MDRVTNRRAGTRRGFTLMELLLVVVVIGILLAMTAPSISAALARRNVRGATAGFESLFRRARATAVGSRLPATITFASGIASVSIVRNGSSVTIGQNLDFPTQYGVSVSTTSVTLQVEPTGLVLSGTPFVVIATKGDAADTVRVTGYGRVE
- a CDS encoding prepilin-type N-terminal cleavage/methylation domain-containing protein produces the protein MSLKPRRGGFTLVELLVAIVILTSGILAVAGGSMMTTRNLQRSKVSTLASGLTTAKLDELLSYANATSPACTAGTFASSTSAQVSNRISVTWNVPTTGVLRTVKVFASYKLSRGQTRVDTLTGRVAC
- a CDS encoding prepilin-type N-terminal cleavage/methylation domain-containing protein produces the protein MLNRRGITLVELLISMVVLAIIGVTITKVMSVMLNTSTAQITLANSMGEARNGTLSLPQELREVGYDTNITTLSAGTDLIAIAAHRISFKAMRGMAITCGTPTLTEFKIRKPVTGQRLPRLTDEFLLFVENDPNAAFDDQWFPMLVTAIDPNSTCGTDPAMTLTLSVPPTIDGTTAMAIPQLRVGGPIRWYERVEYGPFVDGTSGQAFIGVRSISLGETQMSPVIGPLPDTTHFNLTYYNAAGTALNPAVASPLLVRSIGVAITTITDRSSSLAGTTSRGTNQYPMYTRVALRNALRP
- a CDS encoding type 1 glutamine amidotransferase domain-containing protein; translation: MPRRILFFVAPLYEDLELWYPKIRLEEEGYETTVAGMGERTYQGKRGYPITADTSVDNIRAEEFDALVIPGGYAPDIMRRSEQLLTITRAMHEAGKPIAFICHAGWVPISAGIVRGRRGTSVGAIKDDLVNAGMLWEDAPVVVDGNLISSRTPADLVPFTKAIIAALK
- a CDS encoding nucleotide pyrophosphohydrolase; protein product: MPLADAQQRVDRWISQFEEGYFHPLTNMARLSEEVGELAREVNHRFGQKTKKRDEAEGEMAMEMADIIFVLICMANREGIDLNDAFDRMMAKVEQRDVNRWTRKS
- the rsgA gene encoding ribosome small subunit-dependent GTPase A, with protein sequence MSDVVAVVLEREGGSYRVLVDGIERVAILRGKAKRAEERAVAGDRVRLDPATLGDDVVAIDAVEPRTSIMERRVPDGRGTRPVAANVDQVLVVTAARDPDPILQLIDRLLVVAEANDLPASVIVNKIDLGSPAGIIEHLALAGYPVIATTAKAGEGLELLRAALVGKVSVLTGPSGAGKSSLLNALEPGLGLRVGEISKKVRRGTHTTVSAVMIPLVQGGFVVDTPGFSEVGIWALHRDQVDQCLPEFLAVLGDCRFGDCTHRTEPGCAVRALVDAGGVPAERYASYLAIRAELEAIPEDWE
- a CDS encoding proline dehydrogenase family protein, encoding MMRSTLLWLSQRQSIFNFVRSNGLANKFAARFVAGETIDTAVRAAEELRAKGITVSLDLLGESVHNPAEAGQARDMYITILRRMQAAGLEVNASMKPTQMGLDIDEQLCEQNVRAVLDVAKQTSAFVRLDMEGSAYTQRTLDFFGQKLFADYGKHTGVVIQAALRRSTDDVASLIQLGARVRLCKGAYLEAADVAYPDKKDVDAHYVRLMESLLTSGNYPGIATHDETIIAHAKQFVTANNIPRDRFEFQMLYGVRRDLQEALVKEGYRIRVYIPFGTQWYPYLMRRLAERPANIVFIFGNVVKEAMRRS
- a CDS encoding amino acid permease; translated protein: MTTPKDVGYARQLGLFSATMMVIGGIIGSGIFRNPAEVARIVRTPELVYLAWGLGAVIALIGAFVFAELGQRRPRAGGGYAYLREAFGPLAGFMYAWALLLVMATGAIAAVAMTFAGYAATLFGWPESAQQPLAAGAIVLLTVINVRGVRPAAWTQNLFTILKLTAIAVLVLAALAAPQGIQAAMAAPTLPQTGIVLTLGAALVPVLFAFGGWQQTNFVAEEMVAPERDLPRALVVGVLVVVAAYLLVNVAYLRSLGISGLAASSAPAAETMGAIAGEAGRRLIAAGIVASTFGFLNLVILVSPRVYQAMARDGLFFASFAKLHPTWRTPVAAIALQGAWAIGLLFSKHYGELLDYVVFGDWIFFGLTAASLFVLRRRDGGIPVKAATPLHPVSTLIFIASAVYVVVGSVTSNPQNAIRGAALLLLGVPVFLFWRRRAATS
- a CDS encoding tryptophanase; amino-acid sequence: MFEPRTIIEPFRIKSVEPIRQTTPAERDVALRAAHYNLFLLRAQDVLIDLLTDSGTGAMSSRQWAGMMMGDESYAGADSWYRFEAAVQRITRLRHVIPTHQGRAAERILFGTAVQAGEIVPNNTHFDTTRANIEARGATALDLPSIQGREPGVSHPFKGDMDLEALERVLQENPGKVPLVMMTVTNNSGGGQPVSLANLRGASAICRRHGVPFILDACRFAENAWFIKQREAGWADKTPREIAEAMFAEVDGATMSAKKDGMANIGGFLALNNDDLARQCKNNLILTEGFVTYGGLAGYDLEAIAIGLDEALDEDYLRYRIRSVEYLAERLAKAGIPMVTPSGGHALYIDAKAMLPHIPVTEYPAWALSCALYLVGGIRSVEIGSVMFGQQPDGSEKPAAMELVRLAFPRRVYTQSHVDYLAEVLLHVHERREQVQGMRITEQPTALRHFTARLEPAHGAVFPPQ